The following are encoded in a window of Spea bombifrons isolate aSpeBom1 chromosome 2, aSpeBom1.2.pri, whole genome shotgun sequence genomic DNA:
- the KLHL35 gene encoding kelch-like protein 35, translated as MSYDEVTSWALEPLKGELDYETSHLENSIQDRGEKLHLRSCGASCHSQEILQSLNIYRKSGMFTDVVLHVDGHDYPSHRAILSANSSYFRAMFGGNHKESCLHVVNIQKISASTMGLLLDYMYGGHLTIQEDNVEGILQASDLLHIDRLLEACVKFLENQLHPCNCVGIMKFADSFSIASLSEKSKKVMLEGFAEVSCHEEFLELSKEELVEYLTNEQLVVAKEEAVFEAVMRWVNNNQSSRRQALRELLEHVKLPLLDPTYFLEKVEMDKTIRGCTECFPLLHEARMYYILGNEDNSFRTRPRCSSDLSEVIVIIGGCDKKGLLKLPYTESYRPKTRQWTSLPSLPGYSKSEFAACALKNNIYISGGHINSSEAWMLNTQLNVWIKIAPLNKGRWRHRMAALKGGIYAVGGFDGARRLSSVERYSAFSNSWSEVCPLLEAVSSAALVTCMNKLYVISGAVDEYANTDKVQCFDPADNKWTFLAPSPFSQRCISGVALDGVIYVVGGMLCTVFSYDPAKDVWSEVINLPGPLESCGLAVCAGNIYILGGSDESGEGTDKAFVFGPKTRSLHVEPPLQRCISYHGCVTILQKAEAR; from the exons atgtcatatgaCGAGGTGACGTCATG ggCGCTCGAGCCGCTGAAAGGAGAACTGGATTACGAAACGAGCCATCTCGAAAATTCCATTCAGGACAGAGGGGAGAAGCTACACTTGAGGTCATGCGGTGCGTCGTGTCATTCACAGGAGATCCTCCAAAGCTTAAACATTTATAGAAAAAGCGGAATGTTTACGGATGTCGTCCTCCACGTCGATGGCCACGACTACCCCTCTCACAGGGCTATCTTGTCTGCCAACAGCTCCTATTTCAGAGCCATGTTTGGTGGCAACCACAAAGAGAGTTGTCTACATGTGGTCAACATCCAGAAGATCTCAGCTTCAACCATGGGTCTTCTTTTGGACTACATGTACGGGGGACACCTCACCATACAAGAAGACAACGTAGAAGGCATCTTGCAGGCTTCGGACTTGCTCCATATCGACCGCTTACTGGAGGCCTGCGTCAAATTCCTGGAGAATCAACTGCACCCCTGCAACTGCGTCGGAATCATGAAGTTCGCTGACTCGTTCTCCATCGCGTCGTTGTCTGAAAAAAGCAAGAAGGTCATGCTGGAGGGATTCGCCGAGGTGTCTTGTCACGAAGAGTTTTTGGAGCTGAGCAAAGAGGAGCTGGTGGAGTATTTGACCAACGAGCAACTGGTGGTGGCCAAGGAAGAGGCGGTCTTTGAAGCCGTCATGAGATGGGTCAATAACAATCAAAGCAGCAGGAGGCAAGCGCTGAGGGAGCTCTTAGAACACGTGAAGTTGCCTTTGCTCGATCCAACTTACTTCCTAGAGAAGGTCGAAATGGACAAGACCATCCGAGGCTGtactgaatgctttcctttgTTACACGAGGCCCGGATGTATTATATCCTAGGTAACGAGGACAATTCTTTCAGAACAAGACCTAGATG CTCCTCGGATTTATCGGAGGTCATAGTGATTATTGGAGGATGTGATAAAAAAGGCCTATTAAAGCTTCCTTACACCGAGAGCTATCGGCCGAAGACGAGGCAGTGGACGTCGCTGCCCAGCCTGCCCGGATACAGCAAGTCGGAGTTTGCTGCCTgcgctttaaaaaataacatttatatttcgg GGGGTCACATTAATAGCAGCGAGGCGTGGATGCTAAACACTCAGCTGAATGTATGGATCAAGATCGCGCCTCTAAACAAGGGCAGGTGGAGACATAGAATGGCCGCACTGAAAGGAGGG ATTTACGCGGTCGGGGGCTTTGACGGGGCGCGGAGGTTGTCCTCGGTGGAGCGTTACAGCGCGTTCAGTAACAGCTGGTCGGAGGTCTGCCCCCTGCTGGAAGCCGTCAGCTCTGCGGCGCTGGTGACCTGCATGAACAAATTATACGTGATTAGCGGGGCGGTCGACGAATACGCCAACACCGACAAG GTCCAGTGCTTCGACCCTGCGGATAATAAATGGACGTTCCTGGCTCCGTCCCCGTTTTCCCAGCGCTGCATCAGCGGCGTGGCGTTAGACGGAGTTATTTACGTCGTCGGGGGGATGCTCTGCACCGTCTTCAGTTACGATCCCGCTAAAGACGTCTGGAGCGAAGTCATAAACCTACCGGGACCTCTG GAGAGCTGTGGTTTGGCGGTCTGCGCTGGGAATATTTATATTCTGGGGGGCAGCGATGAGAGCGGAGAAGGGACGGACAAAGCCTTTGTGTTCGGCCCCAAGACGAGGAGTCTACACGTCGAGCcccccctgcagcgctgtatcAGCTACCACGGCTGTGTGACCATCCTGCAAAAGGCCGAAGCTCGGTGA
- the LOC128473933 gene encoding probable G-protein coupled receptor 25, whose protein sequence is MWATLYLPWWGGQNHRKAQHKYVYRLQDLYKPRQPYTAHSFLSPEQGTEDRMMDVEYSSTAYYDYYDQNNETDHDCPPQDSAHARWVLPMLYLVFFVLGFIGNVMVIAVLSRRNARRADTFILNLAVSDLLFVLTLPLWATSLALSGFWPFGVHICRASGFLIAVTRCASSMLMAIMSVDRYLAVKKGQKVHLLRSPTCSFGTCCTVWAFSFVSGIPAIFSRRIDNRNLTCMESSASPISTALKAANIMVTFALPFSVVVFCYCSMAKHLWKYFGDQKNVFSGTTKRRYGHSWLRIVSCVVAAYCLSWFPFNTLSIVTVVAQLGPALPCHTLDAIRQAISAAAALAFANSCTNPLIYALLDAGFRRRAKQAIPWLLCVCCPLKLLSFRGWSFSGSPGSTESTSTYTDSAVRQPVK, encoded by the coding sequence ATGTGGGCCACCCTGTACCTGCCTTGGTGGGGAGGGCAAAACCACAGGAAGGCACAACACAAATATGTTTATCGCTTACAGGACCTATATAAACCTCGACAGCCCTACACCGCGCATAGCTTTCTGTCTCCTGAGCAGGGCACCGAGGACAGAATGATGGACGTGGAATATTCCAGCACCGCTTACTACGATTACTACGACCAGAACAACGAGACGGACCACGACTGCCCGCCCCAAGACTCGGCTCATGCCCGTTGGGTCCTACCCATGCTTTACTTGGTCTTCTTTGTGCTTGGATTTATTGGCAACGTAATGGTGATTGCGGTGCTGTCCAGACGGAACGCCCGAAGGGCCGATACCTTCATCCTCAACTTGGCGGTCTCCGACCTCCTCTTTGTCCTGACGTTGCCACTGTGGGCAACCTCTCTAGCGCTGAGTGGCTTTTGGCCATTTGGGGTCCACATTTGCCGTGCCAGTGGTTTCCTCATTGCAGTCACTCGATGCGCCAGCTCCATGCTTATGGCCATCATGAGCGTTGACCGCTACCTCGCAGTGAAGAAGGGGCAGAAGGTCCACCTGCTTCGTAGTCCTACCTGCTCCTTTGGGACCTGCTGCACGGTCTGGGCTTTCTCCTTCGTCAGTGGCATCCCGGCTATTTTCTCCCGAAGAATCGATAACAGAAACCTCACTTGTATGGAGTCTTCGGCATCGCCGATCAGCACCGCTCTGAAAGCGGCCAACATTATGGTCACGTTTGCCCTGCCCTTTTCCGTGGTCGTCTTCTGCTACTGCTCCATGGCCAAGCATttgtggaaatattttggagaccAGAAAAATGTTTTCAGCGGGACAACGAAGCGCCGGTATGGGCACAGCTGGCTGCGCATTGTGTCGTGTGTGGTGGCCGCTTACTGCCTCTCATGGTTTCCTTTTAACACTCTCAGTATAGTAACTGTGGTGGCCCAGCTGGGCCCGGCTCTTCCGTGCCACACGTTGGATGCCATTCGCCAAGCTATAAGCGCGGCGGCCGCATTGGCATTTGCCAACAGTTGCACCAACCCCCTAATCTATGCCCTCCTGGACGCGGGATTCCGACGCCGAGCCAAGCAAGCCATACCGTGGCTACTGTGCGTCTGCTGTCCGCTGAAGCTGCTGTCCTTCAGAGGTTGGAGCTTCTCCGGCTCTCCTGGAAGCACAGAAAGCACCAGCACCTACACAGACAGCGCAGTAAGGCAACCGGTAAAATGA